One genomic segment of Ctenopharyngodon idella isolate HZGC_01 chromosome 7, HZGC01, whole genome shotgun sequence includes these proteins:
- the arrb2b gene encoding arrestin, beta 2b isoform X1, whose amino-acid sequence MGDKAGTRVFKKSSPNCKLTVYLGKRDFVDHLDHVDPVDGVLLIDPEYLKDRKVFVTLTCAFRYGREDLDVLGLSFRKDLFISSFQAFPPLPEERKPLSRLQERLLKKLGQNAYPFNFTIPQNLPCSVTLQPGPEDTGKACGVDFEVRAFCAKTVDEKTHKRNSVRLVIRKVQYAPEKPGPQPMVETTRSFLMSDRSLHLEASLDKELYYHGEPISVNVHVTNNSTKTVKRVKISVRQYADICLFSTAQYKCPVAQVEADDQVSPSSTFCKVYTLTPTLSNNREKRGLALDGQLKHEDTNLASSTIVKDVSNKEVLGILVSYRVKVKLVVSRGGDVSVELPFVLMHPKPSEQPNSRPQSAVPETDVPVDANLIEFETNNFSQDDDFVFEDFARLRLKGMKDEEDDHFC is encoded by the exons AGTCTTCAAGAAGTCCAGCCCCAACTGCAAG CTCACAGTATACTTGGGGAAGAGGGACTTTGTGGATCATCTAGATCACGTGGACCCTGTAG ATGGGGTGCTCTTGATTGACCCAGAATACCTAAAAGACAGAAAAG TGTTTGTGACCCTGACGTGTGCCTTCCGTTATGGCCGTGAAGATTTGGATGTGCTGGGCCTGTCTTTCCGAAAGGATCTCTTCATCTCCAGTTTCCAGGCCTTTCCCCCTCTGCCTGAGGAGCGCAAACCGCTCAGTCGGCTACAGGAGAGACTGCTCAAGAAGCTAGGCCAGAATGCGTACCCCTTCAACTTCACG ATTCCTCAGAACCTTCCCTGTTCAGTGACTCTACAGCCCGGTCCAGAGGACACAGGAAAG GCATGTGGTGTTGACTTTGAAGTCAGGGCATTTTGTGCCAAAACTGTGGATGAGAAGACTCATAAACG GAACTCGGTGCGGTTGGTCATTCGTAAGGTACAGTACGCTCCAGAGAAGCCTGGGCCGCAGCCAATGGTGGAGACCACACGCAGCTTCCTTATGTCTGACCGCTCCCTTCACCTCGAGGCCTCACTAGATAAAGAG CTCTACTACCATGGTGAACCTATCAGTGTCAACGTTCATGTCACGAACAACTCCACCAAAACAGTTAAACGAGTTAAAATCTCTG TGCGACAGTATGCCGATATCTGTTTGTTCAGCACCGCACAGTACAAATGTCCTGTGGCTCAGGTAGAAGCCGA TGACCAGGTGTCACCCAGCTCCACGTTCTGTAAGGTGTACACACTCACCCCCACACTGAGCAATAACAGAGAGAAGAGGGGTCTGGCTCTGGATGGACAGCTAAAACATGAAGACACCAACTTGGCCTCCAGTACCAT AGTAAAGGATGTGTCCAATAAGGAGGTCCTGGGAATCTTGGTGTCCTACAGAGTTAAAGTCAAGCTTGTGGTGTCTCGTGGAGG TGATGTGTCAGTGGAGCTGCCTTTTGTCTTGATGCACCCTAAGCCCTCCGAACAGCCCAACTCTAGACCGCAGTCAG CTGTGCCAGAGACAGATGTCCCTGTGGATGCCAACCTCATAGAATTTGAAACAAA TAATTTCTCACAGGATGATGACTTTGTGTTTGAGGACTTTGCAAGGCTCAGGCTGAAGGGAATGAAAGATGAAGAGGATGACCACTTCTGCTAA
- the arrb2b gene encoding arrestin, beta 2b isoform X2, producing the protein MEIESVGVFKKSSPNCKLTVYLGKRDFVDHLDHVDPVDGVLLIDPEYLKDRKVFVTLTCAFRYGREDLDVLGLSFRKDLFISSFQAFPPLPEERKPLSRLQERLLKKLGQNAYPFNFTIPQNLPCSVTLQPGPEDTGKACGVDFEVRAFCAKTVDEKTHKRNSVRLVIRKVQYAPEKPGPQPMVETTRSFLMSDRSLHLEASLDKELYYHGEPISVNVHVTNNSTKTVKRVKISVRQYADICLFSTAQYKCPVAQVEADDQVSPSSTFCKVYTLTPTLSNNREKRGLALDGQLKHEDTNLASSTIVKDVSNKEVLGILVSYRVKVKLVVSRGGDVSVELPFVLMHPKPSEQPNSRPQSAVPETDVPVDANLIEFETNNFSQDDDFVFEDFARLRLKGMKDEEDDHFC; encoded by the exons AGTCTTCAAGAAGTCCAGCCCCAACTGCAAG CTCACAGTATACTTGGGGAAGAGGGACTTTGTGGATCATCTAGATCACGTGGACCCTGTAG ATGGGGTGCTCTTGATTGACCCAGAATACCTAAAAGACAGAAAAG TGTTTGTGACCCTGACGTGTGCCTTCCGTTATGGCCGTGAAGATTTGGATGTGCTGGGCCTGTCTTTCCGAAAGGATCTCTTCATCTCCAGTTTCCAGGCCTTTCCCCCTCTGCCTGAGGAGCGCAAACCGCTCAGTCGGCTACAGGAGAGACTGCTCAAGAAGCTAGGCCAGAATGCGTACCCCTTCAACTTCACG ATTCCTCAGAACCTTCCCTGTTCAGTGACTCTACAGCCCGGTCCAGAGGACACAGGAAAG GCATGTGGTGTTGACTTTGAAGTCAGGGCATTTTGTGCCAAAACTGTGGATGAGAAGACTCATAAACG GAACTCGGTGCGGTTGGTCATTCGTAAGGTACAGTACGCTCCAGAGAAGCCTGGGCCGCAGCCAATGGTGGAGACCACACGCAGCTTCCTTATGTCTGACCGCTCCCTTCACCTCGAGGCCTCACTAGATAAAGAG CTCTACTACCATGGTGAACCTATCAGTGTCAACGTTCATGTCACGAACAACTCCACCAAAACAGTTAAACGAGTTAAAATCTCTG TGCGACAGTATGCCGATATCTGTTTGTTCAGCACCGCACAGTACAAATGTCCTGTGGCTCAGGTAGAAGCCGA TGACCAGGTGTCACCCAGCTCCACGTTCTGTAAGGTGTACACACTCACCCCCACACTGAGCAATAACAGAGAGAAGAGGGGTCTGGCTCTGGATGGACAGCTAAAACATGAAGACACCAACTTGGCCTCCAGTACCAT AGTAAAGGATGTGTCCAATAAGGAGGTCCTGGGAATCTTGGTGTCCTACAGAGTTAAAGTCAAGCTTGTGGTGTCTCGTGGAGG TGATGTGTCAGTGGAGCTGCCTTTTGTCTTGATGCACCCTAAGCCCTCCGAACAGCCCAACTCTAGACCGCAGTCAG CTGTGCCAGAGACAGATGTCCCTGTGGATGCCAACCTCATAGAATTTGAAACAAA TAATTTCTCACAGGATGATGACTTTGTGTTTGAGGACTTTGCAAGGCTCAGGCTGAAGGGAATGAAAGATGAAGAGGATGACCACTTCTGCTAA